AAAAGGGATATATTGAAATAACTCCTCCACCTTGAAAGGCTTAACTGCCCGGGGACCCTGGGGGACCCTTGGCTTGAGACTCCGGCTGTGGGGTACAGGGACTCACCTTACACTGTCCCCAAGGAGCACCTGCCAAAGACGAGACACAGGCAGAGGCCACGTCCCCAAGTGCCACCCAGAACCTTGAATTCTTTCTTCCCAGCTTGTGGGGAAATATTGtagctaaaaatgaaaatttgggggcacctgggtggctcagtgggttaagcgtctgccttcggctcagatcatgatcccagggtcctggtattgcaccctgctcagcgggagcctgcttctccctctcccgcgtcccctgcttgtggtctatccctctgtcaaacagataaaatctttacaaaaattttcttctgtttacttaGATTTGTCTCGAGATGAAACACCTTTATTCTGTTTTCCCCAACGGCTCTCCCGTTTTTGGGCAGGCAAAGAAGTACCGAACACCACAGCAACTCTTCAACATcataaatctcatttaaaatctcatttttgtgttaagtgaaaataaactttattacaATGGTATCAATCACAGACTATCAAAATATCTGTTACGTTTTACAGAGAAAAACCAGCCACACTTGTGAGTGGGAAGCACGTTCCTTTCACAAGTCCTCGTGGTTTCCAACAGTCTGCCCGTGAGGACAAGTCGGCGGCAGCCGAAGGCTGGCTGTCGGACTTCCCTGTGTGCATGGGTGTGACCGTGCACAGGTCCAAGTCCAAGGTCTTCCAAGGGACTCCAAGTGCCTGAGACAATCTTGACCCCAGGCCCTGTTTCCCTGGGGCTGCTTGCACCCTCCTGCGGGGTCTGTTCCGCTTCCCCAGACACGCCGCTGTGGCCCCGGGGCCCAGCCCCCCCGGTGCACGTGGTGAGCAGCGTCTACTTGCTGTCCATGCTGTAGCAGTGAATGTCGCCTTTCCCCCGGGCGTCGAAGCCGGGAAGCGGCTGCCCGTACTTGTCCACGCACCAGCAGAAGCCTCGCTTCCTGCCCTTGGAAGGGCGGCACTGCGGGGGAGCACAGAGTGAACCCGGGCCAAGGGTGCAGCAGGCCCCCAGGGAGGCCatgcatgtgggggagggggtgctctAGAGAAGCAGGGCTGTGTGGTTCTGCACCCCTCAGGTCTCAGGTGGACATTAGCCCCCATCGACCTGCAGGCATACCAGCAGCCTGAGGGGGTGAGAGGGTCCCCCTGTCCGGTGCACCTGTCTCAGAGCGCCCGTGGAGCCGCACAGATGGGCTCTTAGCGCGCCTTTGCTGAGCAAGGGATCCATGAGGACACGCCAGCAGCAGACATGCTGCTGTTTAATGGCTGATGGCAGAGAGGCTTGACAGAACCAGGAGGCCCGTGGCCTCACTCATTCTGCAGCTACTGTGGCAGAACTGTGGGTGCTGCCGTCACAGGGTGGCTCGTGTTTAGAGACATGCTTACCCTACCCTAAAgtaatgacccccccccccccccagtcgtGCTATAACTCCCGGGAAGGATGGGTGAGGGGGGGCCAACAGGGGATCTCGGGGAAGCTTTCTGACCCTTTAGTTAGGCCAGGGACCTCTGGGGGTGGTGCTTGGTGGCTCTGCGGGTCAGGGGAGGTATGGATGGCGGGAGCGGGGGAGGGAACCTTGCGAGGTTGCCACTTACCTGCTTCTTCTTGTAGAAGCCCTTCCGGTCACAGTTAGGGATGTGGATGCCCCTGGGGCTAAGCATGTCCAAGAACTTGAGTCGGTTTAGCGTGTCTTCCACCTCCCGGCGGCACGGCCCCTGCGGTGCGGGGAAAGCCACAGTTACTCGGGAGTGCGCGGCCTCAGAGAGTCCCATGCATCCGTGGAGGGACCTGCTGGGCCATCCCCACCATGACACCAACCCTGGCTCCCCGTCTCCCATGAGGTCCCCAGAGCAAGGCCCAGGACCCGGGAGAGAGTCGCCACAGGCCAGGGCACCGAGAGACCAGGCGAACAGAACGTGGCCGGACTCAGGGCGCCCCTGCCCATGTCCTTCCACCTGGAGGCCCATGAGATCCTACAGTGGGAAGGGTCCCTCCACACTCAGCCCACTGCCCCCAAGAGAAGGCTCACGTATTCCGTCTCCCGCTTGGACTCGGAGGAGAAGTTCTGGGTGTCGGTGCTCTGGGACTCATAGTCCACCTTGTAGCGCTGGCTGTCCTTGGCGTGCCCTTTCTTGATGACGTCTATCTTGGTGTGCAGGGGCTGGAGCCTGGCGTCGGGCACCCGGTGAGTGCTGGGGACAGCCTGGCCCTGCACGCTCCCTGCACTGTGGTCTTCCTCCGACTCACTGCTGTTTCCTTGGAAAGTGCAAGGGACACGCGGGTGTGATAGCCATCCGTGGTTACCAACGGTCTTTTCAAAATCTTAACCCCTGGCGACCAAGACCCTGCTGGATGGAAATGTCGTCCAGCAATTCCAAATAACCTAAAAAACACCGGCATACAGTACTGTCCCACGGTACCAGCAGAGCATGGCTGCAACTCTGCCCCAGGAAGCCCGCTTTCTAGAATGAAATCTGATGTGTGCTTTCAGAGGCGAGGTgatggtgggggatgggcagggaaGGGTTCTCACTGTGGATCTGGCAGCGCCTGGCGCCCTCCGCCGGCAGGGGGCACGCCTGAGGCACAAGGTGCCCAGGATTTATGACCCGCAGGCCACCCCAAGTGCAGCCTCCTGGCACTGGGGACCAGCACACCTCTGCCCTACCTGCTGAGTCAGAGGCGCCAGGTGGGGACAGCCCCCTGGGGCAGGGGGTCCAAAAGCCCCACAGGGATTCTGATACCGGCGCTGTCCTGTGCCATCCGGCAGACTGGCCCAGAAACCTCACTCCTCTCCAAGCCTGGCTGCAGGTCCCCTGGCTCTGGGCGTGTAGGGTGGCGTGTGACAGGTCTACATGTCCTATCTCTAACTCCCTGTCCACTCATGGGCTGGAACACTCCCCAAGCTGCACAGACTCTGTGCGAGCCCGAGTACTCAGTCCttgagagccccccccccccccgccgcccccagaCACTGCTCTGCGACCAGCGTGCTAAAGACGAGGCCCTGACACTGGTGTTCAAATGTCCCCAGCATCACGGGGGTTTCATGTGCAGGACTACAGGGGGGCTGACCAGCTATGGGGAAGGGCTGTGGCTCGTTAAACTGCCACACCTGGGGGGGTGCTGAACGCCCTCCTCAGGCCCCGCCCCTCATGAACCGTGGCAGCCCCAGGGAAGCCAGCTGAGACCTCTGGCTCTAGGGTATGGTTGCAGTATCTCCTGGAGAATGCTCTGGAGGCTGGCTAAAGGACAGGCTCTTACCGGGACGTGCCCAGCGAAAGTGTGCTCACCAGGGGCTGGGCAGACACCCTCTCCTCCCTGACTCCACTTCCTCACCTGGGAAAAGACAGTCCCTGGAAGCGGAGGGGCGGTTGAGTTCCCGAGGCGTCTGGCGTCTGGGCCAACCCGGATTAGCCCCAGCGCCAGATACCGTCGGTTCTTAATTGGTAGAATTTGGTTTCAATGTCCTTTAACcttagggtttttttcctcccttttcagGGAAGTACTGGGGACAAAGGAGATGCTAAAAGtatgtaaataaacatatttgcatttcttttccaaGAACTGAGTAATTTCTTAAACCACCCGGGTTTTCTTTCTAATGCCTGCTGACTTAAGCAGAAACACAAAACCTCTGCATTTAAGCAACAGATAATCTTAACTTCTGGCTGCCATTTAAATGTACCTCCCCACACCCACGGATTTTACGTCTCATCAAACCTTAGGTCTTCTAATCACATTACAATAAAACACATCAACCCACATTGTGTAGCTATTTAGCTAAAAAGCACCATTCCCGGCTCACTGACGGGAGCTGTGTCCTATGAACTTCTAATATCACTTTTCCAATACCCAGAAAACACGCTAGAAACAAAGTGTACATGGCAAATGACGTTAACTGCTCAGGGACAAACGCACCTAGCAATTTAAAATCCACTGTGATAAAACACTGCATGTTTTAGGCAACGGGaattttgccttcccaccaatcCTGGGATGGTGTCTGTTTCTCTGGGATCCAGAGCCAGCCCTGCCTAGCAGAGACAGAGCCTCAGCCAGGAGAGGTAATATGCAGAACCCGAAATGACAAAGAGACCTCCCTCCTGCCAGGCCAGGGTGGGGGCCTGCCCACTAACTGTCCAGCCTGGTGCCTTGGAGGCCAGGGCAGATTTCTCGGGGCCTCCAGCTCTGCAGGAGCCGGACTCCCAGAACCCAGGGAGGCTGGCCAAGCCTGCTGGAGGGAGATCTGCAGCAACAGCTGCAGACTCCATTTAGGCTGCTTTCTCAGGGATCAGCGTGATGTCCTTCACGGAGCCACGCGGCTGACAGTGGCCCAGCCAGTGGCCTAACTCTGCCAAACGTGAGCCTCTGTCCTCTGGAGGCTCCCAGGAACGGGACCTCATCCCTTCCACCTCGGATTAAGTGGCAAACAGTCCTGAGGTTTACGCAACCTCCCTTCACCATCCCCAAAATCTTGGGAGTCCACGCTCCCTGAAGCCCTTACACCTGGCGTCTGTCTGGGGACATCCAGGAACCAGGGCGGACGGGATGCGCCAGGGGGACGATGCAGGACTTGGCAAACCGAGTTCAGCCCCCACgttcctccctgcctctggggGACCTTGGGGGAGTCCCTTCCTTCCAAAGTCAGATTGCCCAAATGCAAAAGATGCCAATACCCGATTCCCACCCTACTGTTTCTGGCGCACCCCGAGGCGTGTCACTGCTTCGCAAACTAGGTCTGTGCAAGTGTTGGCATTTTTATACTGCAACCATCTCCTACAACGTGCCTGCCCACCTTCTCCAGTCCGAATCCGGCCGCACCGCCTCCCAGCTTCCCCAGCTCCCGCCGCATCCTCGGCGTAGACGCGCTCGCTCCCAGTCTGCGAGACACGGAAGCCGCGTTCCCGAGGTGGGCCGCACGCTCCGTGCCTACGTTCCCGCGCCGAGCCCGCGCCAAGAGCGGGGGGGAGGCTCCCCGGTATGGGATCGGTCGTGACAACCTCGtgtcctccctccctgcccggAAAACCCTGGACCCAGTTTTGCCGAAAGCGCTTCGTAATTAGCCAGCGCTCAGTTTTGCCGAAAGCACTTCGTAATTAGCCAGCACTCCGCAGTGGGCCGGCTGCACGCCGTGCCGCGGGCGAGAGGTGGTCCCCGCAGTGGCgccgccccagcccctgcccgGGGCCGGCCGCCTCACCTGGCGCGGACGGCGCTGGCAGCAGGTAGGCGCGAAGGCGGCCGGCGGCGCTGGCGTTGGCGCAGAGCCCGCGGCCATCCAGCAGCGCCTGCAGCGGGCGTGGCTCACCAGGCGGCGGCTGGCAGCGGAGGCCGGCGCCACAGCGCTCGGTGTAGACGCCGCACGGCTGGCCCTCGCGCAGCGCGCACGTCAGGCAGCAGCCGCAGCCCGGCTCCCTCACCAGCTCGGAGCACGCGGACGCGGAGGGCGGCGGCGCGCACTGCGCCAGAGCGCGCGCGTCGCACGGCTCGCAACGCACCACGGGGCCCGCGCCCGCCGAGCCCGCGCCGGCCCGTGCGGCCGGCGGCCCGCGGAGTAGCGCCAGCGCGATCAGCGCCGCGGCCCAGAGCGCGGGGCGCGCCCGCTGCATGGCGCCCACAGCGGGGGCCCGCTGTTCGTTCGGCCGGGGCGCGCGGGGGTCGGAAGGAGGCGCGCGGCGCGAGGCTGCGGGACGGCCGAAGGCAGCGAGCAGGACTATGCGTGGCGCCGTCGTTCTCGCATCTGGGCGGCCCGAGCGCGCCGGCCGCTATATAGAAGCCGGGTGGCCGAGGACACGCCCCGGAACGGcgcgcggggtggggggaggagggggcgggccGGCGCGCAAGAGGCTCGGGGCTCCCGCCGCACCCCGGGCcactgggctgggggtggggacgcGCAGCGCGCGCGGGCGCCCAGGCACCTGCTCGACGCGCGCGCTCTGGCCCCTTCGCCACCCCGCAGTCCCGGGCAACTGGGCGGCCCCGCCACCCCGCGGTTCCCGGCGCCTCCAGCCACCCCGGCGTTCCTCGCGCCCCCCGCCAGTCCGCCGCCGCCCTTCTCCCTGCGGGCCCGGGGGAGGTCGCCCCGCGGAGGGCTGGTGTCGGCGAGACGGGCGTCTCCGCTCTTCGCCGAGTGTACTTTGCGAATCTTTCCAGAATGGGAGTCCTCGGGTCCGGGAGGTCGTGGGACGTTTCTGAGTGGGAATACCTGATTCGCATCGAGGTGTCTGGTTTCCTCTGCCCCCGCGGGGCcttctgcgcccccccccccacctcccccgggACGTCCAAAGGCGCACCTGCAGGTGCGCACGTGGGCTTCGCGCTTTTCAGGTTCGCTTCGCACAGCCGAGAAGACCTCCTGGGCGTTTCACCCCCCGCCGGCAGAGGGGGCCGACCCGAGTGGGTCCTTAGCAGGCATCGCGTACATCACCACGGTTCTTGTCCCAGTCATGCTCCCAGATTGTGTTTTTAGGCGGAGTTGACGCCCCAACGAAACGATGGTTAACGCAGTAAAGAGAGCTCGGCCGAGGTGTCATTAATAACCAAATAGTCCGTGCAACAGATCATTTTTACTGTCATTTCCCCAGGCCACCGTGCATCCCTGTACTGGGTGCTCTCCTGTGCGTCGACGTGGGGATTGTTTGGGATTCTAGCCTGTCTATGCTCGGCGGTGAGCCCTGAGGTCGCGCTCCCGCGCGGTGTTTGTGAAGGTGTCCGCGCGCCCCTCTCCGAGGTGACCAACAGAGGGCGCCGGCGGTCCAGGATTGAATTGCGCCCTGCCCTGCGCAAGGCTCTCCAGCCGGGAGCCTGTGGCTCAACTTGGCGAGCCCGAGAGACCCCCGCGCGAGGGCACTTTCCCGGACGCTGCTGGAAAGAAAGTCTTGCCCTAGGAAGTGGACGGGTGTCTTGGAGGATCACTGTGCAATTTGCAGTAGAAACCGCACTCGGGACCCCCTCGCGCTCTCCCCTGCCCTCGGGCCCTTGCCCTGCCTGCGCAGCTATGGGTGAAGCTAGCGTGCACCCTCGTCCGCCCTCGCTGCGTGTAGGCGCGTGCAGAGGTAGATGTGCGTGCGCGCCCTCCCTTAGAATGGGAAGACCGGTTTGCTCACCGCAGATACACAGACAGCAGAGAAACGAGTCTTACTTCAGGCTCTCCAAGGAAGGGAGGTGAGAGACACCCAGCGGCCTGCGTCCCCGGCAAGGCAGAGGCATGCTTGCCTGTTCCCTAGGTCCGACGCGCAGGCTCTGGAGACCCGCCGCGTTTACCCTACACTGTGCACGACCTCCTGGCTGCCCCTTCCCGTGCATCCCTCCTTGTAGCTGCGTGTCAGTTGCTTTGGCCTCCGATTGCTCTGGAAAATCAGGGGAAGCAGAAAATGCCCTGAGGGGTTGCACATTCTCCTTCACCATCGCGGAGACCTCGATTCTGAGACTGGAGCCGGTTGTGCAAAGGTCCCTGAGGTCGGCCTTTGTGTTTAGGACAGCGTCGTAGGGGAGCCGCACCGTGACACATTCGCTGCGTCGTCATCCCGAGTGGAGGCCGGGAACACCTGGGTCCTTCTCCGGCTGCGGCGGGGGAGCAGGCGCGGGTGCGGCGCGGGGGCCCTAGAGGGCGCGGGAGAGCCGGGCGCGGCTCCCGCTGCACACCCGCCTGCGCCGTGAGCCTCAGCAACAGTCAGGACCGCACCACACGGGTGGGTCTGCGGCAGTGGGCAGCGACGTGCGGAGAATTACGTTTCagtaattcaattttatttcacgAAAGAACAGCGCAGAGTAGATCCCTCTCTGTAACAAAATTCAGCTGGCCTGGTTATGCTTAGTGACCGCTGGGATCAGCCTGTCGTCGTAAGCAGATGATCGGAGGCTCTGCTTTTTTTGAACCCACTGCCGCTGCTCACAGGCACCTGTCCCCATATGACATCAGCCTCCTGGCCTCCCTTctgcccaggccctgggggaccttccccccacccccaccccaaggtcTCTCTCCCCAGCAGTGTGGATGGATGTTGGGAGCACTGAGCCTTCCCTGCTGTATCCCAGAGCTATGGCTCTCAGGCTTACATGCCACAGTGGACTTTGAACAGGAAGGTCCTAACTCCCCAGAGGCAAGGAACGTGGGGGACCTCATGTCAGGACTCAGTGGCGCACTGTCTGAATCTTCAGTGTTCCCTGCTAGGGGAGGCATGAGTGGGGACAGGGAACCTAATTGTCGCTCCGTCAGATTTCCTGCTGGATGAGCCCCCCAGTTCTGTGTTCAGGATTGGGGGTGCCTTAGGGTGTTACTGCTGATAAGGATGCTGGAAATGGCTTTAACCTACAGATGAGAACAGCAGGGGTCCAGCTGTCCCTTTCGTTCACAGTTACCGAGCACCTTCTCACATTGGCTCTGCGGTCTCACGGGCTGGCCAGACTGGACTGCGGCGGGCAGTGGGCGTCTGTGTCCCAGGGGGTGCCTATGTAGTCAGAAGAAACTTCAGGAATGGTGGCATTTCAGTGGAGTCTTACCAGATGTGGGAGAGCCTGGCTGAGGGGAGGAGCCAGAAGGAGGGGTGTGGCCCAGCAAGGGCCATGGCCCTGTGTGCCTGGAGGGGTCAGGGAGCTTGGAAGGGACAGCGTCTCTTGATGGAGGTGAGATTCTGAGGTTCAGAAGGGAGGATAGAACTTGACACAGTGGGCTGGGAAGGGGTGTTGGTGGCATCAGAAACCCACATTCTGGACCTGGGGACCTCAGAGTCATTGTGTCCTGGTCCACCTGACAATTTGGAGCTGGATGAAGGGCCCCCAGGGAAAGACAGAGGACAAATCTTCCTGGGACCCTACCTGCTATGGGCAGGGCTCACCCAGgacccatgattttttttatttcttccagtatCTTCTTTTGGAATGGGAACGCCCAACTTACCCCTCTGTGGACTTGGGGAGCAGACCCCACCTTGTCTAGTTTAAAAGAGCCACACGTGGAGAGGAATTTTGGCCAGTCATATGTCTGGGCCGTTTGGACAAGTAGGTGATGAGACTTGGAGCTTTTTGAGTTGAAGGTATTTAGATGAGATCTTGGATTTAGAGTTAATTCTGGAGCGAAGGGGGGTTGAGATGAGCTGTCTGAGTTCTGCAGGTGGGATGGATGCGGACTTCTGGAGGCAGAGGGTGAACTGGGTGGCGTGGACAGTGTCAGCGGAAAGTCACGTGCGTGGGACCTCGGGATGTGACCACGTTTTTAAATATGTCTTCGAGGATGTGATCAGTTGAGTTAAGAGGAggtaataaatttctattgttttaggtCACCTGGTTTGTGCTAATTGGTTGGGCAGCATTAAGAAACAAATagatttttggggtgcctgggtggctcagtgggctaaagcctctgccttcggtcaggtcatgatctcagggtcctgagattgagcccccacatcgggctctctgctcagtaggaagcctgtttctccctctctctctgcctgcctctctgcctgcttgtgatctctgtctgtaataaataaataaaatctttaaaaaaaaaaagaaacaaatagattTCTGAATTTGGAACAGTGAGATTGGTGGCAATTTCCAAAGCAGTGAGTCCAGCCCTGCTGGACAGAGGACCAGTCAGAAGCCTGAGGCTTGAGTGGTCAGAATATTGAGGGCTGAGCcatcagagaggaaggagaagagctaAAAGGAGCATGAGgtggctgtggggtgggggcaggaatgaATGGAAGGCTGAAAGTGGGAGGTGGCCGGGAGATGTGGGGCACGATCCTGGCAGCATGAAGGATGCCCTGGGATGTCTTCAATTTAAGGTCAGACTGAGCAGCCTGACTGTCTAGTCCCTATATGCAGCAGTGGGAAAGTTGTCTTAACTGGGCATGGTTTCCCCCAGGAGAGGAGGTGGACCCGGGAGCAGGAccagggatggggatgggggacaAGCCCTCCGAGGGCTCCAaaatcccttctcctttctgtttgATAGCGTTTGCTACTTGTATTTGGAGGCTGAGTTCTGCCCACACTTGCACAGTTTCTGTGTTCTTGGTGCATTGACCCTACAGTTTCTTCCTTGTTCTGTTGATTTCTTTGCTGCATAACCCACTCGTTTGGTATGAGTTTAgatgctgtgttccttctggttGTTGCTTGCGTGTTCTGTTTCTATccctgtggcttttttttttttttaaatgggtttaCTTAAGGATTAGATAGTTATTCCTTTAGAAGTATTTGAAATTAGACAATCTAGTCATTCTTCAAGAAGTTTGAGGACATCTGTTTTCAAAGAGTAATCCCAGGTACTTCATTTATTCAAGCAAATTTCTACCGTTGataatcaaacttttaaaaatcatcgCTGAGTGTTCCCTGAGAGATGAATATTCGTGTCTGCATTATAGTAAGACGCTGAAGAGTTTCTATAAAAGATATAGATAATTTGCCTCAAAGAGCTTCTGAGAAACACAGTCTAAACATTTACATCAGAGACAGAGCCTGCTGTCTCCACTGGGACTTGCCACAGAGTCAACAGATTTGCTTGCAAGCCTGTACGACAGACAGACGGCAGCACGAGATGTGATGGCAGGGCTTTGCCTCGGAAGGAAAGAGTGCGCTCAGTTACACGTGGCTTTTGCGCACACCCTCCAAACTCTGTCCAGACTTCTGGGCATCCCGGCTCTGATGCGGACCTCGGGAGTGCTCAGAAAGGCATGTGCTCACATTCAGGGCATGGCCACGGGTCCCAAAGTACACATGCCCACATCCGGGTCAGCATCTGGCCATTTAGTGGAGTCATCCACAGGTTTGGGCCAGGTCTGCCATTTCCCTGTTTACTTTCCCTTTGTTTCATTGAATCTTGgtcctggttttctttctctacattctttGGATTCATTAAATATCTTTTGGCATTCCACTTCACATCCTCTCtggcttttgtgtatttttttgatCATTGATTTTAGTGATTACAATCACCACACTACCCTTTTCTCAAGGTGCTGTGGGTTACTACTGGACCACTTCTGTAAGAAGGAAGAGCTTTAGAACAATGAGATTCTGTTACTGGGACCGCTACTCACTCTTGTGCTATTGaggtaaaatattttgcttatacTCATTATAAAACATGGAGCACAATGTTATGACTTTtgctttaaagaagtaaaaatagtcttggggcgcatgggtggctcagtcagttaagcttccgactcttgattttggctcaggtcatgatctcagggtcgtgacactgagcccctcatcaggctctttgctcacagtagagagattctctctctctgtctccctttgctcctccccctgtatgctctctctccccaaccccttaaaaaaataagacctcaaaaagaaaaa
Above is a genomic segment from Mustela nigripes isolate SB6536 chromosome 4, MUSNIG.SB6536, whole genome shotgun sequence containing:
- the IGFBP3 gene encoding insulin-like growth factor-binding protein 3, which encodes MQRARPALWAAALIALALLRGPPAARAGAGSAGAGPVVRCEPCDARALAQCAPPPSASACSELVREPGCGCCLTCALREGQPCGVYTERCGAGLRCQPPPGEPRPLQALLDGRGLCANASAAGRLRAYLLPAPSAPGNSSESEEDHSAGSVQGQAVPSTHRVPDARLQPLHTKIDVIKKGHAKDSQRYKVDYESQSTDTQNFSSESKRETEYGPCRREVEDTLNRLKFLDMLSPRGIHIPNCDRKGFYKKKQCRPSKGRKRGFCWCVDKYGQPLPGFDARGKGDIHCYSMDSK